A stretch of Gadus chalcogrammus isolate NIFS_2021 chromosome 9, NIFS_Gcha_1.0, whole genome shotgun sequence DNA encodes these proteins:
- the zgc:77752 gene encoding protein tyrosine phosphatase domain-containing protein 1: MPDLNLPTPVPRPSYSQARENLVKAIPPRILCLLVCGGVDCRYEGPACWRANQQAIRGLFSSWVTDDIVAMARPSSHLMEKFNIIEQFHRLNIKSIINMQQPGEHAHCGPPLDPESGFTYSPQSFMENSIFFYNFGMPDFGVSSLVGIIDGVKVLAFAVKEGRVAVHCHAGLGRTGVLIACYLVYILRISPSEAVHYVRIKRPRSIQTRAQIQHVFDFARLLSTQLAQYPDLSCRHGAHFTLQHYLNRQALLLHGPEARTLRHTPKVVYLLCVCLSCLALGVPAPPEVHAELEKRAGLRTLGRAVRETLVSKQYLPLLKEGHRGSWLGSSGSISSWDEPVGFWERKRELLVNKRSYSDSDLTKITVNKLRRNRHKPGTSAARLVAKALANQDPLGETVLQRSALLQEELNSSECGWTLLVTESDPHVLSCMLWSWLEKLKDPVLSAGDVEKITSGANHTNPLAALRMPQRHTISCLLSCVGTVVSLCPHREDAVLQRLLKAVTRQPPEETANHAAVMKVFKESSRETFKSNVVPGLHNDYN; encoded by the exons ATGCCCGACCTGAATTTACCCACGCCTGTTCCGAGGCCTTCCTATTCCCAAGCTAGGGAGAACCTGGTGAAGGCCATCCCGCCGCGGATACTCTGTCTGCTGGTCTGTGGGGGAGTGGACTGTCGCTATGAAGGCCCTGCCTGCTGGAGAGCCAACCAACAGGCCATACGaggcctcttctcctcctg GGTGACTGATGACATTGTTGCCATGGCGCGACCCTCCTCGCACCTTATGGAGAAGTTCAACATTATAGAGCAGTTCCATAG GTTGAACATCAAATCAATCATCAACATGCAGCAGCCCGGGGAGCATGCCCACTGTGGGCCTCCCCTGGACCCTGAGAGCGGCTTCACCTACTCTCCGCAGTCCTTCATGGAGAACAGCA tttTCTTTTACAACTTTGGGATGCCAGATTTCGGTGTGTCATCTCTGGTGGGCATCATCGATGGCGTCAAAGTTTTGGCCTTTGCCGTGAAAGAGGGGCGGGTGGCTGTGCACTGTCATGCTGGTCTAGGGAGAACAG gggtCCTTATAGCCTGCTACCTGGTGTACATCCTGCGCATCAGTCCCAGCGAGGCGGTGCACTACGTGCGCATCAAACGGCCCCGCTCCATCCAGACCCGCGCCCAGATCCAGCACGTCTTTGACTTTGCCCGGCTGCTCAGCACCCAGCTGGCCCAGTACCCGGACCTCAGCTGCCGCCACGGGGCCCACTTCACCCTGCAGCACTACCTCAACCGCCAGGCCCTCCTGCTGCACGGGCCCGAGGCGCggaccctcagacacacacccaag GTGGtgtacctgctgtgtgtgtgtctgtcatgcCTGGCCCTGGGGGTCCCAGCCCCTCCGGAGGTCCACGCGGAGCTGGAGAAGAGGGCGGGGCTGCGCACCCTGGGCAGGGCAGTGAGGGAGACCCTGGTCAGCAAGCAGTACCTCCCCCTGCTGAAGGAGGGCCACAGGGGCTCCTGGCTGGGCTCCTCGGGGTCCATTTCCTCCTGGGATGAGCCAGTGGGATtctgggagagaaagagagagctgcTGGTGAACAAGAGAAGCTACAGTGATTCAGACCTGACCAAGATTACGGTCAACAAG CTGCGTAGAAATCGTCACAAACCAGGCACTTCAGCGGCGCGTTTAGTCGCCAAGGCATTGGCCAATCAGGATCCTCTGGGGGAGACTGTTCTGCAACGGTCAGCTCTGCTGCAG GAGGAGCTGAACAGTAGTGAGTGCGGCTGGACTTTGTTGGTGACGGAGAGCGATCCACATGTTCTCAGCTGTATGCTGTGGTCCTGGCTTGAGAAACTCAAG GATCCTGTTTTGAGTGCCGGAGACGTGGAGAAGATAACCTCAGGAGCCAACCATACAAACCCACTTGCTGCCCTTCGGATG CCTCAGAGACATACCATCTCCTGTCTGTTGAGCTGTGTGGGAACAGTGGTCAGCTTGTGTCCACATAGAGAGGACGCAGTACTGCAGCGTCTGCTGAAAGCAGTTACTAGg CAACCCCCGGAGGAAACGGCAAATCATGCAGCGGTGATGAAGGTTTTTAAGGAAAGTTCCAGAGAAACTTTTAAAAGCAACGTTGTCCCTGGCCTCCACAATGATTACAACTGA
- the LOC130389730 gene encoding ADP-ribosylation factor 4, with amino-acid sequence MGLTISSLLSRFFGKKQMRILMVGLDAAGKTTILYKLKLGEIVTTIPTIGFNVETVEYKNICFTVWDVGGQDKIRPLWRHYFQNTQGLIFVVDSNDRERVAESNEELNKMLAEEELKDAVLLVFSNKQDLPNAMSVSELTDKLGLQNLRNRTWYVQAACATQGTGLYEGLDWLSNELSKQN; translated from the exons ATGGGTCTCACCATTTCGTCACTCTTAAGCCGATTTTTTGGCAAGAAACAAATGAGAATCCTAATGG TGGGGTTGGATGCTGCAGGAAAAACTACTATCTTGTACAAACTGAAGCTTGGAGAGATTGTGACCACCATCCCAACTATTG GTTTCAATGTGGAGACGGTTGAGTACAAGAACATCTGTTTCACTGTATGGGATGTGGGTGGCCAGGACAAGATCCGACCACTGTGGAGGCACTATTTCCAGAATACACAG GGCCTCATCTTTGTAGTGGACAgtaacgacagagagagagtggctgaATCTAACGAGGAACTGAATAAAATG TTGGCGGAGGAGGAGTTGAAAGATGCCGTTTTGCTGGTGTTTTCTAATAAGCAAGATCTTCCCAACGCCATGTCTGTCAGTGAACTCACAGATAAACTCGGCCTTCAGAACCTCCGCAACCGAACT TGGTACGTCCAGGCTGCCTGTGCTACCCAGGGCACTGGACTATACGAAGGGCTCGACTGGCTCTCCAACGAACTGTCCAAGCAGAACTGA